A single region of the Streptomyces sp. NBC_00236 genome encodes:
- a CDS encoding colicin D domain-containing protein, producing MLPLALVAGLFGAAPAAAEDVPPEIVPGTMLVVPTDRGMVVELWKSGGPGVKAAAEAALTGTDADVQAFLDASSDLDFQDNRVLTAQLAGVGGTELLAAARTALAGTPEDLDDFLLYGWQSPLEQDQRVLVAQVMSVGGPGVQEAGRAALNGTAEDVKAFLDSGQYSQREQDNRVQLVQVISVGGPAVQAAGRLALSGTAQDIAEFLEVGQFVARSRDQEHSTVAQLAAQAQEAGRQAAGETAAAKEASAQAVEAAKLAKEAAQLAAAEAEAAKGDTEKAAQAAGRASKAASQAAAAAQKAINAANAASNSARIAASAASQAAAAAAGAAQAAAKARGAAADAAVDAGNAAAARKAAENARGAAKGANLAADAADQAVVAATAAGDAAASAAGAGANANLAADAAVEASGYAGQSSEQAAQARAAAAAARRHATEANRAAGAAEALARKSATAAGEARDAARSAATHANNAAKAADDAADHAGEAATAATKSTAHANAATAAANVASTMAAKAEDVYALAREVEAEELLGRTNAGIELAKDAKAEEEARRAEQTRADQENKDREAEAQRLATAAAQPAADFAAIAAGGRELAMLTMSRGTPWGRAAAESALTGTDAVVIEYLRNGWRLAAEQDERAHVERLAEDSSVKAVRDAAEVALDGGAAEITAFLTQGQYEAGESDFRVAIAQAVSAGGPEVQRTGRAALSAGTIAAYRTFLTSTLDTARGEDERVRAAQLISSGGPEVKSAARIALEGSTQMLHAFIESGQYMAQRKDLLAATHLALVQELISEAVKVAALAQKDAATAQKVAALARKADADAEKYAKQAQDSADDAKEAADEAEQHAKDAETSAAAAAASAKTARAAADRADRDADNAAASAATATVSAENAQASATQAWFDADQARASAIAAGKDSAAALEAATQAFTISVQKRKEEEEARREELLKAKEAAENDPGAQARKQYRCGVLDPTCEMTDNPVRWCVQNELLCQIISVGPAFNDAMQQLWEVTATLTGLTQLENCAMKKDLWACAELTTDVIVQSKLKLLTRSYEALRNLKRGCKTVDRVSFGLLRVLDLPPPASAGCGTFWMDSDRLAHHYMRKDTKGVMHAEAFGVHGDFNKVNGEKFVKAVENLVTNPGTRRIEGTYRKKPAIHFVDETGLHVSFARNGPDVGMYLGGWRSDGDQLLYLLRDGVL from the coding sequence TTGTTGCCGCTCGCTCTGGTTGCGGGCCTGTTCGGGGCCGCACCGGCCGCTGCCGAGGACGTTCCGCCCGAGATCGTCCCGGGCACCATGCTGGTGGTCCCCACCGACCGGGGCATGGTCGTGGAGCTCTGGAAGTCGGGCGGGCCCGGCGTCAAGGCCGCCGCCGAGGCCGCGCTGACGGGGACCGACGCCGATGTGCAGGCATTCCTCGACGCATCCTCGGACCTGGACTTCCAGGACAACCGGGTCCTGACGGCCCAGCTTGCCGGCGTCGGCGGTACCGAGCTCCTGGCTGCCGCCCGCACGGCGCTCGCCGGGACGCCCGAGGATCTGGACGACTTCCTGCTGTACGGGTGGCAGTCTCCGCTGGAGCAGGACCAGCGGGTGCTCGTGGCGCAGGTCATGAGCGTGGGTGGCCCCGGGGTCCAGGAGGCGGGGCGGGCCGCACTGAACGGCACGGCCGAGGATGTGAAGGCATTCCTGGACTCCGGCCAGTACAGCCAGCGTGAGCAGGACAACCGGGTCCAGCTGGTGCAGGTCATCAGCGTGGGCGGGCCTGCCGTGCAAGCGGCCGGGCGGCTGGCGCTGAGCGGGACCGCGCAGGACATAGCGGAGTTCCTGGAAGTGGGCCAGTTCGTGGCTCGCTCCCGGGATCAGGAGCACTCCACGGTTGCGCAGTTGGCGGCGCAGGCCCAGGAGGCCGGGCGGCAGGCAGCCGGTGAGACGGCGGCTGCCAAGGAGGCGTCGGCGCAGGCGGTCGAGGCGGCCAAGCTGGCAAAGGAAGCGGCTCAGCTGGCCGCTGCGGAGGCGGAGGCGGCCAAGGGCGACACCGAGAAGGCCGCGCAGGCCGCCGGGCGTGCGTCCAAGGCCGCGTCCCAGGCCGCGGCCGCCGCGCAGAAGGCCATCAACGCGGCCAATGCCGCGAGCAATTCGGCGCGGATCGCGGCGAGTGCCGCGTCGCAGGCGGCGGCAGCCGCCGCCGGTGCGGCACAGGCCGCGGCGAAGGCGCGCGGGGCGGCAGCGGACGCGGCTGTGGACGCGGGCAACGCGGCGGCGGCGCGTAAGGCGGCGGAGAACGCGCGTGGTGCCGCCAAGGGCGCGAACCTGGCGGCTGACGCGGCCGATCAGGCGGTGGTGGCAGCCACGGCGGCCGGGGACGCGGCGGCTTCCGCCGCAGGTGCCGGGGCGAACGCCAACCTTGCCGCGGACGCCGCGGTGGAAGCGAGCGGATACGCCGGTCAGAGCAGCGAGCAGGCCGCGCAAGCGCGAGCCGCGGCAGCGGCCGCACGTCGGCATGCCACTGAGGCGAACCGCGCCGCGGGCGCCGCGGAGGCGCTGGCCCGCAAGTCCGCGACGGCGGCCGGGGAGGCACGTGACGCGGCCAGGTCGGCGGCGACGCACGCGAACAACGCGGCAAAGGCCGCCGATGACGCCGCCGACCATGCGGGTGAGGCCGCCACGGCGGCGACGAAGTCGACCGCGCACGCGAACGCGGCCACCGCGGCCGCGAATGTGGCGTCCACCATGGCTGCCAAGGCCGAGGACGTGTACGCGCTGGCCCGTGAGGTCGAGGCGGAGGAGCTGCTGGGCCGCACCAACGCGGGTATCGAGCTGGCCAAGGACGCCAAGGCCGAGGAAGAGGCACGTCGGGCCGAGCAGACCCGTGCGGACCAGGAGAACAAGGACCGCGAGGCCGAGGCCCAACGCCTGGCCACCGCGGCTGCCCAGCCCGCGGCCGACTTCGCGGCCATCGCCGCCGGCGGCCGTGAACTGGCCATGCTGACGATGTCGAGGGGCACCCCCTGGGGGCGGGCCGCCGCCGAGTCCGCTCTCACCGGCACGGACGCGGTGGTCATCGAGTACCTGCGTAACGGATGGCGTCTGGCGGCGGAGCAGGACGAGCGTGCCCATGTGGAGCGGCTCGCCGAAGACAGCTCCGTCAAGGCGGTACGGGATGCCGCGGAGGTGGCCCTGGACGGGGGAGCCGCCGAGATCACGGCGTTTCTGACGCAGGGGCAGTACGAGGCGGGTGAGTCGGACTTCCGGGTCGCCATCGCCCAGGCCGTCTCCGCGGGCGGGCCCGAGGTCCAGCGGACGGGGCGGGCCGCACTGTCGGCCGGGACGATCGCCGCATACCGCACGTTCCTGACGAGCACGCTGGACACAGCGCGCGGTGAGGACGAGCGAGTACGGGCCGCACAGCTGATCAGCAGCGGTGGTCCCGAGGTGAAGTCCGCGGCACGGATCGCGCTGGAGGGCTCGACGCAGATGCTGCACGCGTTCATCGAGTCGGGCCAGTACATGGCCCAGCGCAAGGACCTCCTCGCCGCGACCCACCTCGCGCTGGTGCAGGAACTGATCTCGGAGGCGGTGAAGGTCGCCGCGCTCGCGCAGAAGGACGCGGCCACCGCGCAGAAGGTAGCGGCCCTTGCCCGCAAAGCCGACGCAGACGCGGAAAAGTACGCGAAGCAGGCTCAGGATTCGGCCGACGACGCCAAGGAAGCCGCCGACGAGGCCGAGCAGCACGCCAAGGACGCAGAGACATCGGCGGCCGCCGCGGCCGCATCCGCGAAGACCGCCCGGGCCGCGGCGGACCGTGCCGACCGTGACGCCGACAACGCGGCCGCATCCGCCGCCACCGCTACCGTCTCCGCCGAGAACGCCCAGGCATCCGCCACCCAGGCATGGTTCGACGCCGATCAGGCACGCGCCTCGGCCATCGCGGCCGGCAAGGACTCCGCGGCGGCTCTCGAAGCGGCGACGCAGGCCTTCACCATCTCCGTGCAGAAGCGCAAGGAGGAGGAGGAAGCCCGGCGCGAGGAGCTGCTGAAGGCCAAGGAAGCCGCGGAGAACGATCCGGGGGCGCAGGCTCGCAAGCAGTACCGCTGCGGCGTCCTGGACCCCACCTGCGAGATGACCGACAACCCCGTCCGGTGGTGCGTGCAGAACGAACTTCTGTGCCAGATCATCTCCGTGGGCCCCGCCTTCAACGACGCCATGCAGCAACTGTGGGAGGTCACCGCAACGCTCACGGGGCTCACTCAGCTCGAGAACTGCGCCATGAAGAAGGACCTCTGGGCCTGCGCGGAACTCACGACGGACGTCATCGTCCAGTCCAAGCTGAAACTGCTGACCCGGTCGTACGAGGCACTGCGCAACCTCAAGCGTGGCTGCAAGACCGTCGACAGGGTGAGCTTCGGTCTGCTCCGTGTCCTCGACCTGCCGCCGCCCGCTTCGGCCGGGTGCGGCACCTTCTGGATGGACTCGGACAGACTCGCGCACCACTACATGAGGAAGGACACGAAGGGGGTCATGCACGCCGAGGCCTTCGGGGTGCACGGCGACTTCAACAAGGTGAACGGGGAGAAGTTCGTCAAGGCGGTCGAGAACCTGGTGACGAATCCGGGTACCCGCAGGATCGAGGGAACGTACCGGAAGAAGCCCGCCATCCACTTCGTCGACGAAACCGGCCTGCACGTCTCGTTCGCCCGGAACGGGCCGGATGTGGGCATGTATCTCGGCGGCTGGCGATCTGACGGCGATCAGCTCCTGTATTTGCTGCGGGACGGAGTGCTGTAA